One Acidobacteriota bacterium genomic window, GTCGATCGAGATGAAAATCAAGGGTCTGATGATTGACCCGGTCTCCAACATGCCCATCATCGTTCTCCGGAGCGAGGACGGGAACACGGTCCTGCCAATCTGGGTCGGGATTTTCGAGGCCAACGCCATCGCGATCCAGATGGAGAACATCGTTTCCCCGCGACCGATGACCCACGATCTCCTGAAGAACGTGATCGACGGCCTGGATGCGGAGATCGAGCGGGTGGTCATCACCGACCTGAAGGAAAACACCTTCTACGCGACCATCCACATCCGCAACCGGAACGGTGAGGGGTCGCTGCTTGTCGACGCCCGCCCCTCGGATGCGATGGCCCTGGCCCTGCGCGCGAACGCGGTCATCCAGGTCGAGGAGACGGTCCTAGACAAGTCCACGACCGACGACAGCACCAGCGCCCAGGAGACCGAGCGGCTTCGCCGCTGGCTGGAGACCGTCGACCCGGAGGAGTTGGGCAAGTACGAGATGTAGTCTCGCCCCGTTCGATTCCGATCGCGCCTGCGCCTTACTTTCGCCTCTACAGCTTCCTCCGTTATTGACACTCGTCCCTCCCGTCGTTAGACTCGACGCCGCTGCGGTTTCCCTGCGAGATACTGCGGTGAGGGTCCGTCCTACCCCAATATCCTGTGGTGTCGCCAGCTATCCACACATTGACCTCATCGACCCCGAAGACGGAGGCAACATGGCCTGCATGACGATCATCGTCGCTAACCAGAAAGGCGGCGTCGGCAAGACCACGACGTCCATCAACCTCGCCGCGGCGATGGCCCAAAAGGGAAAGAAGACGCTGATCGTCGATCTGGATCCTCAGGGCAATGCGACGATCTCCTTCATCGATCCTCACAAGATGGAGCAGACGGTCTACGACCTCTTGGTGGATCCCGCGGTGACCGTGGAGAACATCGTCCAGGTTTCGGAGTATGACGCCCTGGATGTGTTGGGCTCCAACATCTCACTGGCCAAGGCCGAGGCGAAATTGGTGGGGGAGTTCGACAGCCACTTCCGCCTCAAGGACAAGCTGGCATCGGTCCGGGATCTCTATGACTACATCGTCATCGACACCCCACCGACCCTGGGCATCCTGACCGTCAACGCCATGGTCGCCGGGACCCATCTCCTGGTTCCGATTCAGTCTTCGTATTACGCGCTGGAGGGGACCGACGACCTCCTGGACACCTTCGAGAAGATTCGAGCACGCCCCAATCCGGAGCTGAAGTTTCTGGGGGTCGTCATCACCCTCCACGACAAGCGGACCAACCTGGCCAAAGACGTCCGCAGTCAGATCCAGGATGTCTTCGGCGAGAAGGTCTTCGCGACCACCATCTCCAAGAGCGTGCGTCTCGAGGAGAGCCCCGCATACAAGCAAAGCATCTTCAGCTTCGCCCCCCAGTCGTCCGGCGCTGTGGAGTACTACAGCCTGTCGGAGGAGGTTATTAAACGTGTCTAAGATGACTGGCCTTCCGGAAGCTCGACGCATGCGGCATGACAGCCACTTCGTCGAGGAGATCACCTCTCAAAGAAGCGAGTCCATCGGACGGATGATCGACATCCGCCGGGTCGAACCGAACCCCCATCAGCCGCGAAAAGAGTTCGGCGACCTTTCGGAGATGGTAGCGTCGGTCAAAGAGAAGGGCATCCTGGAACCGATCCTTGTCCGCCAGCACGAGGGCAAATACCAGATCATCGCCGGCGAGCGACGCTACCAGGCGGCCAAGCTGTCGGGGCTCCAGCGGGTGCCCTGTATCGAGGTCGACGTAGACAGCCGGGGCATGCTCGAGATTTCGCTGATCGAGAATCTTCAACGACGAGACCTGACCGCGTTTGAGGAGGCCGCCGCCATCCAACGGCTATGCGAGCAGTTCCGTTACACCCACGAAGAGATCGCCCGCAAGCTGGGCAAGTCCCGGACGGTCGTGACGGAGATCCTCAGCCTCAATCGGCTGCCGGAGGAGATTCAAGACCGATGTCGGCAGGCCGACATTACGAGCAAGTCGATGCTGCTGCAGATCGTACGGATGGAGACCGCCGAGGAGATGCACCGACTGATCGACAAGATCGCCGGCGAGGGTCTCACTCGAGAGGACGCCAGACAGTACAAGCGTGAAGAGAGCTCGGCTCGACGGCCACGGAACTTCACCTATCGTTACAAACCCGAGGGTCGTGACTTTCAGTTCACGCTGACCTTCAAGAAGCCCGAGGTTCAGAGGGACGAGATGATCGCAGCGCTTCAGGGGCTTCTGGAGCAGCTGTCCAACGAACCCGACGCATTGGTCCAGCCGGCGTCGACAGGCCGACAGAGAGGCGACAAGGCAGCCGCCGGGCCCCAGGACCACTAGAGTCGCTCAGAGTCGTTATCCACAGGATCCTGGGAACTTTTCCACAGTCTAGTTGACATAATATGCATTATCGGACGTAGGGACGGTCTTGCCTCGATCTCCCACACTGCCTAGACTGCCCCTCTGATGCGCCCCTATCCCGGCCGAGTTAGTCGCTACGTCTTGATGGAGCTCTGGACCCCGACGCTCCTGGCGCTGATGGTTTATCTGTTCCTGCTGCTGACCAATCATTTCTTCCAGGTTGCCGAGCAGGCCCTCCGGTTGGACTTCGGTTTCCTGGTGGCCCTCAAGATGGTCGCGCTGGGGATCCCCAAGGTCCTGGCGCTCTGTATCCCGATGGCGACGCTTCTAGGCGGCTTGATCGCCGTCGGTCGGCTCTCCAGCGATCACGAGTACATCGCCCTCCAGGGCGCCGGTCGCGGCCCGGGGGCGCTCATGTTTCCGCTGGCGATCTTCGGGTTGCTGGCCAGCCTCGCAGGTGCCTACGTCCTGGCCGAGCTCTATCCGGCCTCCAGCTTCAAGGTCCGAGAGCTGCAACGGATGACCCTGCGGAGCTCCAACCTGGCGTCCAATCTCACGCCGAGGGTCTTCTTCACCCGGATCCCCAATTTCGTCCTGTTCGTGGATGAGATCAAGACCGACGGGGAAGGTCGGCTGCAGGACGTGTTGGTGATCTCCACCGAGCCCAATACCCAAAGACACCAACTGCTCCTCGCCCGTGGGGGCGATGTCTACCCCTCACCTGACGGCAGCGGCGGACTGATCCTCGATCTGTTCGACGGCGTGGGGCAGCTCTATGACGACCGGCAGCCCGAGTCGATCCGGCGGATCCGGGCCTTCGCGTCCCTTCGGGAGAAGATCGAACCCTCCGTGGTGCAGAAGATCTACGAACAGCCCACCGAGAAGGCCATCGCCAACTACGACACGAGAGAGCTGTGGAGCGGCGCCCGGGAGGCCTCCGAGCGCTGGCGGGAGGTGAGAGCCAAGTTCGGTGACATCGCGCCGGCTCCCCCGTCACTCCCCTACCTGGAAGCGGGAAAACGGTTCCGGGACTTCAACGTCGAGTTTCATAGTCGGCTGGCCCTCCCCTTCGCCTCGTTCTTCTTCGCGCTGTTGGCCGTCCCCCTCGGGGTCCGTCGTATCCGATCCGGGAAAGGTGCCGGGTTTGCCATGAGCCTGATGGTGATCCTCATCTACTGGACGATCTACACATCGTTACGGAATGCGGCCCTGCGGGGTCAGATCGATCCCTCCCTGATCTGGATCGCCAACGGCGTGATCCTGATCTGGTGTAGCTGGGGTCTCTGGCGCCTACGCTGGCCCGGGGGGCAGAACGTCGGTCTGTTGCGACGGCTCGCACGGAAGTTCCGCGCCTTCCTGCAGCGTCGGGCCGAAGCCCGTCGGACCGAGGCCGCCAAGTCGATCGTCGGACGTGCCGAGACCGAGCTCGTCGAGTTGACCAACCTGGGTGGGACCTCCAGTCGCTTCGTCCGGCGGACCGATCAGTATGTCGCCGTCCAGTACCTGAAGGTCCTGGGCCTCACCCTGGCGTCGGCCTATTTGATCTTCGGACTGGTGGAGTTCAAGACTCTGGCGGAAGGATTGATGCGGAGAAACCTCTCCTTCGCACCGATGATCGAGTACTTCCCGCTGTTTCTCGCCGGCCGGCTCTCGCTGGTCCTCCCCATCGGCAGTCTCTGCGCCGCCGTCGTCACCTTCACGCTCCTCGCCCGCACCGGCGAGTTGACGGCCATGAAGTCGGTGGGGATCAGCATGCGTCGGGCGACGATGCCGGTCCTTGGGCTGACGTTGCTTTCCTGCCTGGCTTCGTTCCTGGTTCAGGACTACATCAGTCCTCAGGCCAACCGTCGCGCCGGCGCCATCAAGGCCGAGATCAGCGGGCGTCAACAGAAGATCGGACAGCTGCGAGCCCATGGCAGCTGGGCCTTCGGCTCCGAGGGAAAACGGCTCTACCACTACCGGGTCTATGACGCTCGGGCCGAGGAGTTCCAGGGCCTGCGGGTGTTCGGCCTCGATCGAAAGACCCTGACGATCCGCGAGCATCGCTTCGCCGAGAGCGCCCGCTGGAACGGCGAGCAGTGGGAGATCGAGGGCGGTTGGCTGAGGGTCTTCGACGAGCATGGAGGCGAGCGCTTCACCGCACACGAACCGGGACTACGGGTCACGCTGGACCCTCCCGATAACTTCGAGTCCGGCGCGCTCTCGGCGATCCCATCACTGGAGATGAGCGAGCAGATGAGCCGGCAGGAACTGAAGGCCGAGTCCACGGCGCTGGACGCGTCGGGCTATGACACCACGCAGCTAAGGATGGCCTACCACGTCAAACTCTCGTTGGCCCTCACACCGTTCGTGATGGTCGTGCTTGCACTCCCCTTCGCGTTTCGCGTGGGCAGACGCGGGTCGCTCTACGGGATCGGCGTCGCGTTCATCCTGGTGCTGGTCTACTGGGCGGTCTTCGCGGTCTTTCGATCCCTGGGTAGCACGGGGGTTCTTGAGCCGGTGCTGGCCGCGTGGGCACCCAACGTTCTCTTCAGCCTGACCGGCCTGTGGATGTTGCTCTACGTTCCCAGCTGACCGGTTACGGCGTCTCCGCAGCCTCCAGCCGCTCGACGAACTGCCGAAGCTGCGGCTGCTGCGGTTGGAGCTCCAGCGATCGCCTCCAACTCTCGAGGGCCTGTGGCCCCTGCCCCGATCTCTGATACGCGCCACCGAGGGCATTGAGAAGCTCCACCCGATCCGGATAGATTCCAGACGCCTGAACGAGGATCTCGACGGCGGCCGCATGGGATTCCGGGGTGCCACCATCAAGTTGCAGTACGCCGTAT contains:
- a CDS encoding bifunctional nuclease family protein; translated protein: MSIEMKIKGLMIDPVSNMPIIVLRSEDGNTVLPIWVGIFEANAIAIQMENIVSPRPMTHDLLKNVIDGLDAEIERVVITDLKENTFYATIHIRNRNGEGSLLVDARPSDAMALALRANAVIQVEETVLDKSTTDDSTSAQETERLRRWLETVDPEELGKYEM
- a CDS encoding ParA family protein, giving the protein MACMTIIVANQKGGVGKTTTSINLAAAMAQKGKKTLIVDLDPQGNATISFIDPHKMEQTVYDLLVDPAVTVENIVQVSEYDALDVLGSNISLAKAEAKLVGEFDSHFRLKDKLASVRDLYDYIVIDTPPTLGILTVNAMVAGTHLLVPIQSSYYALEGTDDLLDTFEKIRARPNPELKFLGVVITLHDKRTNLAKDVRSQIQDVFGEKVFATTISKSVRLEESPAYKQSIFSFAPQSSGAVEYYSLSEEVIKRV
- a CDS encoding ParB/RepB/Spo0J family partition protein — translated: MTGLPEARRMRHDSHFVEEITSQRSESIGRMIDIRRVEPNPHQPRKEFGDLSEMVASVKEKGILEPILVRQHEGKYQIIAGERRYQAAKLSGLQRVPCIEVDVDSRGMLEISLIENLQRRDLTAFEEAAAIQRLCEQFRYTHEEIARKLGKSRTVVTEILSLNRLPEEIQDRCRQADITSKSMLLQIVRMETAEEMHRLIDKIAGEGLTREDARQYKREESSARRPRNFTYRYKPEGRDFQFTLTFKKPEVQRDEMIAALQGLLEQLSNEPDALVQPASTGRQRGDKAAAGPQDH
- a CDS encoding LptF/LptG family permease; amino-acid sequence: MRPYPGRVSRYVLMELWTPTLLALMVYLFLLLTNHFFQVAEQALRLDFGFLVALKMVALGIPKVLALCIPMATLLGGLIAVGRLSSDHEYIALQGAGRGPGALMFPLAIFGLLASLAGAYVLAELYPASSFKVRELQRMTLRSSNLASNLTPRVFFTRIPNFVLFVDEIKTDGEGRLQDVLVISTEPNTQRHQLLLARGGDVYPSPDGSGGLILDLFDGVGQLYDDRQPESIRRIRAFASLREKIEPSVVQKIYEQPTEKAIANYDTRELWSGAREASERWREVRAKFGDIAPAPPSLPYLEAGKRFRDFNVEFHSRLALPFASFFFALLAVPLGVRRIRSGKGAGFAMSLMVILIYWTIYTSLRNAALRGQIDPSLIWIANGVILIWCSWGLWRLRWPGGQNVGLLRRLARKFRAFLQRRAEARRTEAAKSIVGRAETELVELTNLGGTSSRFVRRTDQYVAVQYLKVLGLTLASAYLIFGLVEFKTLAEGLMRRNLSFAPMIEYFPLFLAGRLSLVLPIGSLCAAVVTFTLLARTGELTAMKSVGISMRRATMPVLGLTLLSCLASFLVQDYISPQANRRAGAIKAEISGRQQKIGQLRAHGSWAFGSEGKRLYHYRVYDARAEEFQGLRVFGLDRKTLTIREHRFAESARWNGEQWEIEGGWLRVFDEHGGERFTAHEPGLRVTLDPPDNFESGALSAIPSLEMSEQMSRQELKAESTALDASGYDTTQLRMAYHVKLSLALTPFVMVVLALPFAFRVGRRGSLYGIGVAFILVLVYWAVFAVFRSLGSTGVLEPVLAAWAPNVLFSLTGLWMLLYVPS